The genomic window GAATGCTGAAAGGGGGTATGGGGGATCCGATCATCTCCAAAgacccttccatttctaaattctttAGTCCTATAGCCTGGAATACAGGAAAGCTTTCCCTTTAAGAAGCTTCAGAGGTCAATTTTTGCAGGAAGTCTTTGGTTATGTGGtggtctctttttctcttcccttcctcctctctcctcaggCTAAGCTTCTCCATAGACCCTCTCCTCCTCCCATTCACCTCTATGTTAACTACTGACTTTGACTTCTGATGCtatcagaagaagataacagtTCTACTTTGATCTGCCCATATGTGAAAGGGGTAGCTAAATGATTCTTTTCCTTGACTTCTCATTTTAGTCATCAGAACCTGCCTACTATTCCAATTTTCAGTCCAAGAATGAGCTAGGGGCAGCAATCAGCAGGTATGACCAAATTCTCTTTGATGGATTCCATCTAGCTTAGAGTGGTGGGAGTGGGGCAAACAGGAAACCATCTATCCTTTTTCTTGAAGGCCTCTGAATTCTAGGGAGATTGCCCACTCTGAGTAGATTTAAAGATGTAAAGGACTGTCTTACTTTACTTCTTTCCtcaggggatggggtgggggagagggaactTTAGCATTGGTTCAGTTTCTGCAAACCAGTGAACTTAGGAAAAATGttaggaaaaaggggaaatgcgggtgtgtgtctttttttctctttccctttaagctTTACCTTTGCCAATGCTTTGATGCCCATAAGGTCAACGAAGCTGACCCCACTCATATCCAGGATGATGGtgtggaaagaaatgaaaggtggGGCACTGGCTAGGGAGTCCTCAGGTTCACTGGATGCTGTAAAGGGGGCTGGTGGCTCATCTTTGGAGGGTGTGGGGGTGTCTAGGTTGAAGGTGATATAGGAGATCCCAGTTCCATTGGCAGCTGTCTGATTGTTGTTGGTATCAGTGGGGGAAATCTCTTCAAAGTCTTGCTGGAGTTCCTGCAGGGAAACAGTCTGAAGGAAGGGACAGAGGGGGTTCAGAGTGGACCCTTGCAGGATCTGACTCATTTTATACAACCCAGCTAGAGTTTCTTTAGATTTCTCTAGATCAGGgctcttttttaacctttttctggtatctttttttagaaatatagTTAAATCTATGGACTTCTAAGAATCAAatgtttaaatgcataaaatgaaaaacataggattacaaaggaaacaaattatcttaaaataaatttaacacaATATAAAAAAACTCCAAGTTTATGGACCCAAGTTTAAGAACACCTATAGCTCCACATAGTTGGTTTGATACAATatagcagagagacagagatggggggaaggagaaagagagatagagagagagaactacTTAGATATTTGTACATGTGAATGGGTGCTGTCTTGGGTTCAGCTTACCTTGTTTTTCAAGAATAGGGATTTCCTCTGTTTTGTGGGCCTCTTGGGTCCCTGGTGTCCCATTGCCTGTTTCTTTAGGTATTTCTGCTTGGCCAGGAACACTTTCTGGGGATCCACACCTATCTTTTGGGAGAGGACCAACAGCTTGATTGAACTCTATCTTCATTGTCTCTCTCATTCCTTACCTCAGCCCAgaacttcttcccttcctccaaatTCAAGGGACCTGTACTTTACCTTGGAAATGACCTTCTGTCTGAAGATTTCTGAGTTGGCAAAGTAGAGTGGAGAGCAGTAAGTTAGGATTTTAATTCCCTCTACTTCCTGGACCTGCCACAAAGAGATTGGGCTTAGGAGGCAgaaatgtttttgtatttttttctttgaacttcttGCCTTAGGAGGGGGTGAGAGTCTTAGGGAATGGAAGGAGGAAATAGCTACTTACTCTATTGTAAGTCTTAGGGTTCACATAGATATCTGTGTCCAAGACCTGGGCCAGGGCAGAGCCATTACGActagataaggaaaaaagaaaaacaaatgagaataaTCACTCAATATAAAATTCAAAGGACAGAGATTCTAAGATCAGAAGGGGGGTAAGAGAGGAAAGAAACTACCCCCTTCCTGGTTTCCAGGCTGGGGAATTGCATAGATGATCTATAGTCTAGGAGAAGAGAGTAATGAGGGGGAGAGGGCAGGGAGCCATTTATTCCAGACTAGTTTCCCTTGGCACTTCAATCAAAGGTTTGATCTCTTTATGGCCTGTGTTGGACAAGTTCTCCTATTTGCCagtccttcctctttcctcctatGCTTCCCAGATTTCTTCTACCTTTCTAACCCTTTTTCCCCCAACTCTCTTTAGAACCAAGGGCTATTCAATGTGTCATCTGGGATAGTCAGTGGTCACACATTTCCCCTCAGAGGTGAGTTTAGAAAGGGCTTCCCATGCAACAACACTGAGTCAATGCCTTTCACAAACATTTGTTGGATCAGGTCTTACAATGGCCCTGGGTAATCCCTCCAGTCCAGAGTCATGAAAGCACTTGCTTTATGTAAGAGGAAAAGAATCAACTATGTTCCATTACAGTTATTAGTGATGGATATGAGGAGGTTTGGCATCGACTACCCAAGGTTTACTGCAAGAGGAGGAGAATTTGAGAGACAGCCCAAGGGTGGTAGTAAAGTACTCACAACTGGGTCTGGAAGACAACCACTAGAATGGAGAAGGAGACGCCCACTGCTACACCGTAGGGCAGTCCGAGgaaaaaggaggacaggaaacTCACAACCCAGACACActgtgaggagagagaaggaagttgCCTTAAGATAAGGGCTTTGCGGATTGCCCAGGAAGAAGACCCCTTCTTCTAGGAAGCCTTCCTAGGACTAAACTTCCCTCCTTCAATGTATTAATGCACTTTTATAGTTGGAACTATCATTAATTTTCCCCCGTTAGACTAGAAGCTCTTCAGGGACAAGGAATGTGTATCCTAAGCTCTTTAGGTCACGTGTGTTTGTGAGGGTGCCTAGTCAGTACTTATCAAATCAAAGAACTGGCTAGCTAGGAGAGATATCGAAATAGGGATTCCTATGATTCCTCTCTGAAGAGTTTTTGGAAACTCACTGTATTACTATCTTACAGGGGTTTTATACAAATCCAGTGGCACTGTCATTTTGAAAAGTATAATGTGACAGAAAAATTTCAAGGGTTGAGATGTACCcaggaaataatgaaaatcagGATGGTGGAAAGGGCATTGGATTTGAAGACACAAAATTTCTGGGTCCCATCTTtgccatttatttattatttgtggtATCTTTGGCTAATCATTGAAcctcaaattattttctatttataaaatgggaaaaataacacTCAGATAATCTGTTTCTCAGAATTGtttccaggatcaaatgagatagggAATGTAAAATGCCAAGTGAAGGCTATAACTATTACGGGGGAGGTGGGGAATTTGGTGGAACTCCAGGTTTTCCTGCCTtcactttgccttttttttgctgGGCCTAAAAACTCCTTCTCTGAACAATGGGGTCTCCCATGAGCTTCTGGAGGATGAAAATTTCTGGAGAAAGCAGGTTTGGGTTTTGCCAATAAGTGATATTACAGACAGTATGACCAGGAGGAAATGGATCTTAGAGGGATGAGAAGACCAAGGAGGGAGTGGGAGGACACACTCACACaatccaatttgtttttcttccacaaGTAATAGGGGTCAGCAAGTTGCTTTAGAGAGTTCTTGAGGTTGACAGCAATTAGGGCCCCCAGCACAGActagaaaagaaagcaaacaagGACATAGATTAATAGGTCATGTTCTCTTTCTGTTCCCCAATCCTTTAGTTAAGAATCACACAGAGAGACCTCTCAACAGTGCAGTGATGAAGGACAATCCcaagagacctgttatggaaaatgctatctatattcatagaaaaaactatggattctgaatggagagcaaagcatactatgtttacttttttaaatttcgattatatttttcctttcttatagtttccccccttaattctaattactctttcacaacttgattaatatgtaattatgttaaccatgattgtacatgtacaacagagagagagaaaatcacagagacatacagagatagagacagagaatgagatgCAAGACAATCCTCTAGAACTGAGGTTCAACCCTTACTATCTTCTAAATCCAAAATCCTATGAAAGGCAGATGTCCTTGGAGCCTTCTCCCTTGGAGGGTGAGGACAGCACAGGAGCCTTAAATTGGGTGCTAGTACTTGAGCCCTGAACAGTTCTATGCCCAGCCCTCATTTGGTTTTGTGTGCTTTTCTCCTCCAAGAAATTACTCTTTTTGATTCATACTTCAGATGGGTTTGGCCCGAGTCATTCgtctcttttactttatgattATGCAATTCTTCTTCCTTTACCTCAGTCTACCCCAACTGTGCTCTTACCTTAGGTAAGGGGTACAGATAGACTCCCAACACCAGCATGGTGATCATCACTACTAGGGACACACACAGACTTGATAtctggaaagaatttaaaaaaaaatctgagtacTGACAGAGGGGGAAAGGTAGGGCATGTGCAATGAAGATGTGGTGAAGGTGAGAATTTTCTCTCTATGGGATACTTGAGTCACTTATGTGAGCTCCTCAGTGCCTCAGCCAGAAATTGTAGAAGGGAAAGAATGGTGAGTGATTCTTATACAGCACAATGGAGAAAGTGGCTAGGAACCGTTTCCACTTCTCTAGGTTAGGGGAAGGAAGGTACCCAGTTGGGGTCTTGCCAATTGACTTCAGAGAGATTACCCACCTTCTccaccactccccccccccccagcttacCTGGGATTTGCCCCCTGCTCCATCCACAGCCAGGGTAACTGAGAGAGCACAGCAAATGAcatgaattttaaagaaagagccAAAAAAGTTGCTGCAGCCCAGAGCAATCATTTCCTGTGGGGAAAGAAATAGTGCTTGGGAATTTGGGAGACCATCTTCCTGGTAGATTGGAGTTAGTCTGGATAGAATTAGAACCTCAGTGGGATGAGGTAGTGGGAGAAACCAAGGCAAGAGAGATCTATTTCACGGCAGGACAGATCCTGACATTGGAGAGCATAGATAACAGACTCAGAAAACTTGgggattcaaatcttgattcagttatttaatatctctgtgacttttggcaagtcatgtaaccttctttggtctcagtttcctcatctgtaaaaattataggtttggattagatgatccctGAGGTCCCTTGTAGCTTTAACACTATGACTTCATGACCCCAGCACCCAGAGGATAACCTAGAGAATGTGCTTGTAAATCAGAAATACCAATAATATagctaataatagctagcatttatatattgcttttataatctaattttatcctcacaacaatcctgttgAATAAGTGcaattattatttctccttttcagataaggaaactgagaaagaagaggcttgcccaaggttacaaagctagtaaatttctagatttgaactcaggacttcaaGACGCAAAGTTCATCACTCTATCTGATATGCCACCTACCTTTATAAGAGTCATTAGAAACAAAATCACTAGAGGTGAATGGAACTTAGGAGGATTAATCAGGGTTTATGCCAAATGCAAAGAGCTGACTAGGAATAACAAAACCACAGAGAACtcaaagctggaagagaccctaCAGATTATCTAGTTAGGGGTTCTTAGCCTGAGGTGTATGAACCCCCAAGGATCTGTGGATAGGTTTCAGTGAAAACATGGATTTTTACATCATTACatcattattttcactaatctttaactgaaatttaacatttccttcaattgtgATTTAAAGCAAAATTAACATGAGGAATTCATAGAAACTTACCAGATTGCCCAAAAGATCtatgacaaaaaaaggtaaagaatccTTGATCTCATCCATTTTAtacatggagaaactgaggtttagagagattAAGAAATTTGTCAGGCTTACCTAAAATAATGTGCCAGAGTCAACATTAGAATCCATGACTCTTGATTCTTAGCTCTTCTACTCCAGCCTACTATCCCCTAGATTCTCTACCTCAGAGGCACGCTACCAATGTCATCTTGGGTCCTAGTGCTTATTTGAGGAGCAGATTCCTCAGAGGCAGCATGTGTATTTGGGTAATGTTGAACTAGACTTGGGCTCCAACCCTGCCCCAGTCAACtggctgtttcctcatctgtaaagtgaagaggGTTGGACTTGACCTTCCAGCTTCAAGTCTATGATTCTgtgttttgtaaaatgaggggttcaGTCTAGATCTCTAGGGTCCCTTTCATCACTAAGTCTTTTGAATAGcagcatttttacaaataatgaaggTGTTTAAACAAGCTCTTATTCCAATGTTGTAGCCCTCAGTAGCTATAGCTAAAGTCAGTTGCTTGGGGACTCCCTCACCAGAAGTTTCTCCATCACGttgtcctcttttttcccctccctgctcCCAACACATGTTTTACCTGGTTAGAATCCACATTATAGCCATGTTTGGTTCCCAGGGTCCTGCCAACAGCCAGGTTGATGACATATCCCACGATAGCCAGGGAGAAGGCTGTGCCGATCATGTCCTTCCACTGGGAAACCATGGGGGACACTGGGGAGGGGAATCTGTCATAGAGTCAGAGGGGAAGCAGGGTCAGGATCCAGTGTTTGAGAGAAGAAGGCGCAGAAGTGTGGGGATCATGAAATGGGTAGGGCATGGTCAAAttagaatcatggaatttgaGGAATGATAGGGACTTCAGAGATTATTTGGGCCAAACCCACCACTTTGGGGAAATTCCTTtatatctattatctcatttgaggtaTATGTAGTACCAGTATGATTATTctcatttgcagatgagaaagctgGGGGATCAGAGAGTTTAAGaaaattgctcaaggtcacaccaCTCCTAAGTGGTAGAGACCATCTCTTTCACCCAGGACCATTTTCTTTGTCCTTCTCTCATATTCTACCTCCCAGGACTATGGGAGTATAATTGATGGACTTCTAATTTCTCCACAGTCTCACAAATAATGCCTTACTAGGAGGGACACAACATATGTATTGATTGAGcaattaaattccaaatgttAAAAGGGTGTTATCCTGGGGCAGAGGCAAAGCAGAGATGTTTCCTTTTAACGGATTAGCCTTATCTGATTTTTTGTCCATCAAAATTGTGTGTAAATTAGGTCTGTGTTCCAATAAAATTGTTATCTACAGACACAGACTGAGGATTAAGCTGAGCTGGACCAGTTTTGGCAGTGTGTACATCCTAAAGAGGATCCCACTGGAACTGACTCATGAATTAAACACTGTCCAAGGTTCTAGATTGGGCCTGGGTCTGGGCTTGGGAGGGAGAGCCAAGCTCCAAGCCAGCTTCCACTCACCCCTGTTGGATCTCTCCCACAATCTGCATATGGTACTTCTGGGGCATCTTACAACCCCCAGAGATAGCCGTTGCCACCACCACCTATTGAGGAAGGGAAAATTAGAACCTGAGCCAAGGCCAGGGCAACAAGTCTCTACCAGGTTCCCTTTTCTCCCTAAAGGAACCCAGGCCTTTTCATTCCCAATTATCTGACAAAGACTCCCCTGACAAGGCTAGACATGGACCATGATTAACTTTGATAACTTGGTTTCATGtgttacttattgcaagggggaGATAGGGAGTGAGGGGGTGCAGCTTTAATGTCCCTATAACTGGGAGATCATAATATAATTCATTGTAGAAATAGACTCACAAGCTCATCTAAATAGAAAAAGGGGTCCTAAGCTATACATGAGGGTCCTTGTGAGGCCATATAttgattcaattttaaaatatattgtctattttattatattttatttattttgttaaatatttcccaattatattttgatCTGGGTCAGGCCACATCAGTAGTGTAGTGGCTCATATCTTGACTTTGGGTTATTTATCTGATACTTCTGATCTagttcaacatttattttatagttgaagcccAGAGAAGCAAAGAGATGTCCACAGGAGAACTCATATCATAAGTgacagagttaggatttgaattcagacctcaAGACTAAACCTAATACTCTCATCTCATGGGGTCTCTTAGGATCACAGAATTTAAAATTGTAAGAGGAGATCTTAGAGCTCATTTAGTCTAATgctctcatttttcagagaagggAACTGAAACACAGGGAGGTAGAATGATTTTTCCCAGGTCCCATAGGTAGGAAATAGCAGAGGTGGGTCTTTACACACGCCTGCTTACTCTGAATCCAGTTCCAAATTGCCCTTTTGCCTCCTTGGCCATTGGTCAAGGCTCCCAACCCCACACCCAATTTCCAATGGACTCTCACCACAATCAGCTCTGTAGGAATGGGCACTCGGATCTTATGCATGTAGCGGACATTGAGCTCTTTGACCAGCACCAGAAAGAAAGCACTAATCAGGGCAAAGACAAGCGAGGCAATGTTTGTATGGGGCAGGTTTTTGCAGATGTCGATGAAGGTCTAGAGGGAGAGCAGGGgacatcaaagttgatcaatcAGGAAAAAGAGGTCATTGGCTTCACAGGCTCCCTCCATCTCCCTTCTAAGCGTCCACTTCTCGGCACCTGAACCAGGGTCCCGAGGCTGCAAAGATGCTTGAGGTCCAAGTGAAACAAAGTTCAGCCTCTCATGTCCACCTCCCTCCTCAACCCAGACCTGAGAGACTATCTGGAATAGGagattaattctttctctgtctgAGTAGAACAAGAGGAAAACACCTTTTAAGGTACAGATAAAGAGAACAAGATTAGATTTAAGGAAGAATGTCTTGGACAGGCACTAGAATGAGGAAGTAAGGATGGCAACAAGAATTAGAATTATTGCTAAGGAAGGGTCCATAGGTCATTCAGTCCAACTTCCCACTGAGTACAAGGCCCTTCAAGCACCAGAATTCCTGGAAGGTGATTAACCAGTCTGGGTTTACATGCTTTCAGGGATAAGGACTATTGTGTACTGTAAACCTAGCTTCTAGCAAAGTGCCTTATATATCGTGGGCATTTAATGAAGGAGCAGGAAAGATTCTCAGGTGTCTCCCCCAGGCCTCAGAGTTGGTTCAAGACTCACCAAGACaatggccccagggccggtgtaAGAGGGGATGGTTAGACCAAAGATGTACTTGAGCACAGAGATCAGGATCTGGAGCCCAGCAGCTGTCATGAAGCCTCTAATGAAGGACTCAGACAGGTAGATGGCCACAAAACCAAACTGCACAAAGCCTAGGCCCATCTGGGAGGAGGCAAAGggtaaagggagaaaaatgcagaTCTTGCTTGGGTCATGCCCAGACCAATAGTTCCCTGCCACAGTCCCACTTCCAAGGACAATAGCAGCTCACCTAGAATGTCACAGATGCACTCTTGAGAGGTTTTTAACACACATATCCAATCTCCCTAATTATATTGCAAGCTCCATGAGAGTATTTCTTATGGTTTCTAACTCATTGCTTTGTACAGAATAGGTCTGAAACTGGAATGAGATATCCTAAATAATATGGTTGCAAGTTTCACCTGTCTTTTctctcccatccccacccccatcttaTGAGTCATTATCTACAAGAAACTTTGGatcttcctgtaattcttatACTGAAAGGTAGTAGAATTTAGCAGAAATTATGTTTGATTTGGACTACGAAAACTTGGATTTGAATACTAGCTCAGTCACTTTCCCTcttgagccttggtttccttatctgataAATGGGAGAGATATCAAGATAATATCTAAAGTTACTTTCAGCTTTAAAACCTAGGAACCTCTACTGTTTCTTGTAGTTCTAAAATTCCAAGATCCTATCCTATTCCATATCACTTATCACCCATAGGTACTTACATATTTATGAGAAGTGGATCTTTCTGTAATAAGACTAtgcatttaggaaaaaaagtcattataaAAAAGTGTTCCTTGAGGCTTTCTGTGTTATTTCTGGCTCAGGCACACCCTCAGTACTGATGGTGTAAATGATAGGAGCTTGGATTGGAATGGAAGTGGAGGAGGGACAATTCCTAGCAGCCTCTAagtatatgaaaaattagaaaggatCTGAGCAAGACTTTTGATATCTTGGTGGAGGTTGTCAGACCCTGGATTGACAGGGTGAGATTTGGAGGCCTTTTCAAGAGCCCATTTCCAGAGGAATGTTATTAAAGGAGAGTCATGATATAAATAGCAAGGTGAACTAGGAAACCTCTAAGGTTTTTTGAACTGGAATTCTAAGCCTCTAATCTCAGGAGACATTTTCATTTAGTTGAGTATGAGTGAGATGATTTCTCAAGGTACCTTCCAGCACTATGAGAGAAGGCAAATTGCCAAATTTGCTTTAATAGATGTTGAAGTGTAATAATCAAAATTAACATAAGTTTTTTACAACTATATTCCTGGTTAAAGGTTGGTTTTCTTAGCTATGgtgaggaatggaatgtgtcTTCCTTTTAGACCTTGAAAGAAAGACTTGAATCTTGCCCTCTTTAATCCTTAGGAGCACTTGTCCTGCCCTCCTTGTACTTCAACTCAAGAAAGAATGTGACTTCCTGGAGGAAAGATGAAATTATAGAAGATGCgtataaaataatagaatgatCTCTAGGAAAGTTTTAAGTTTTGACTATTCTAGTTATGTATATCCTGGTTCCCCCTCCTTGTGGCTGTGTAAGTATCCAGATCTCCATTAGCCAGGTGGGGTCATTACCATAATAACCTACACCTCTAGGTTAATGGTAAATTCCAGAGAATAAATCTTCatatctaacctatattttctgtcattttattttatgcctatattttaaggtttataatttTAGGGTTCACCTAGGTTAGACCATCCTTACAAACCCACTTGTATGAACTGGATTTGCTGCAGGAGGATGGAAATAGTCTctagaaagtttaagaattcTTGAATTAAAGAGGCAACTTTTTCTGCCTCCTCTGAAGTGCTGAATACCCTAGAGAGATATGTTAGTAGTCACTTCTGCCCTTCCAACTCACCTGGATAATGGCTGTTAGGCAAGCCAATGTCGCTGACACATGGAGTCTCTCTTCTTCCATGGCTGCTATGTCCACGTGGCTTGTGTTGGTGACATTGTTAAAAACCTGGAACTTTGACTCTGGAGCCAGCTGCAGACAGATGTTACCCACCAGGACGCTGATAACAGCAAAGGTACCTGTGGTGCCCCACCCAGCCCAGCAAAAGACAGAGGTTTGGACCAATACCCTCTATGACCACCATTGGCCCCAGGATGGCTCCCCAACCCCCAGAGAGCTATTGGAACAGCTGAATAATTCTACTGGGAAAGGTAGTCCTGGATAGAGATTCAGCTCCTGGTGATTCCACATGCTTCTCTCCCTTCACCTCACtatgcttcaatttcctctccaGTTAATAAGGCAAATTCCTTCACATTTGTACAACCCTTCATGTTTTGCAAGGTACttccatatatattatatcatgttAGACTTGGAACAATCtcatgatatatatgtatatatgtaaaatggcaGAGCCATTATAATCTTCATTTgacaaaaaatgagaaacagagaaagactaAGTGGGAAACCTTTGGTATCATTACTGAGAGATGGAATTCAAACCTAGCAGggctagaagggact from Macrotis lagotis isolate mMagLag1 chromosome 2, bilby.v1.9.chrom.fasta, whole genome shotgun sequence includes these protein-coding regions:
- the SLC26A9 gene encoding solute carrier family 26 member 9 isoform X1, which encodes MSQPRPRYVIDRAAYSLTLFDEEFEKKDRIYPVGKKLRDTFRCSSAKIKTVVFGLLPILSWLPKYKIKDYIIPDLLGGLSGGSIQVPQGMAFALLANLPAVNGLYSSFFPLLTYFFLGGVHQMVPGTFAVISVLVGNICLQLAPESKFQVFNNVTNTSHVDIAAMEEERLHVSATLACLTAIIQMGLGFVQFGFVAIYLSESFIRGFMTAAGLQILISVLKYIFGLTIPSYTGPGAIVLTFIDICKNLPHTNIASLVFALISAFFLVLVKELNVRYMHKIRVPIPTELIVVVVATAISGGCKMPQKYHMQIVGEIQQGFPSPVSPMVSQWKDMIGTAFSLAIVGYVINLAVGRTLGTKHGYNVDSNQEMIALGCSNFFGSFFKIHVICCALSVTLAVDGAGGKSQISSLCVSLVVMITMLVLGVYLYPLPKSVLGALIAVNLKNSLKQLADPYYLWKKNKLDCCVWVVSFLSSFFLGLPYGVAVGVSFSILVVVFQTQFRNGSALAQVLDTDIYVNPKTYNRVQEVEGIKILTYCSPLYFANSEIFRQKVISKIGVDPQKVFLAKQKYLKKQAMGHQGPKRPTKQRKSLFLKNKTVSLQELQQDFEEISPTDTNNNQTAANGTGISYITFNLDTPTPSKDEPPAPFTASSEPEDSLASAPPFISFHTIILDMSGVSFVDLMGIKALAKLSSTFGKIGVKVFLVNIQAQVYNDINHGGVFEEGSIERSHIFPSIHDAVLFAQANSRGVVTGQDFRVAPVNTELSMYDSEDGGANYCDLEQEIFGSMFHSETLTAL
- the SLC26A9 gene encoding solute carrier family 26 member 9 isoform X2 — protein: MRNLRRRTESIQWAKNFVILSGMAFALLANLPAVNGLYSSFFPLLTYFFLGGVHQMVPGTFAVISVLVGNICLQLAPESKFQVFNNVTNTSHVDIAAMEEERLHVSATLACLTAIIQMGLGFVQFGFVAIYLSESFIRGFMTAAGLQILISVLKYIFGLTIPSYTGPGAIVLTFIDICKNLPHTNIASLVFALISAFFLVLVKELNVRYMHKIRVPIPTELIVVVVATAISGGCKMPQKYHMQIVGEIQQGFPSPVSPMVSQWKDMIGTAFSLAIVGYVINLAVGRTLGTKHGYNVDSNQEMIALGCSNFFGSFFKIHVICCALSVTLAVDGAGGKSQISSLCVSLVVMITMLVLGVYLYPLPKSVLGALIAVNLKNSLKQLADPYYLWKKNKLDCCVWVVSFLSSFFLGLPYGVAVGVSFSILVVVFQTQFRNGSALAQVLDTDIYVNPKTYNRVQEVEGIKILTYCSPLYFANSEIFRQKVISKIGVDPQKVFLAKQKYLKKQAMGHQGPKRPTKQRKSLFLKNKTVSLQELQQDFEEISPTDTNNNQTAANGTGISYITFNLDTPTPSKDEPPAPFTASSEPEDSLASAPPFISFHTIILDMSGVSFVDLMGIKALAKLSSTFGKIGVKVFLVNIQAQVYNDINHGGVFEEGSIERSHIFPSIHDAVLFAQANSRGVVTGQDFRVAPVNTELSMYDSEDGGANYCDLEQEIFGSMFHSETLTAL